The Methanocellales archaeon genome includes the window AAGTCTGGTTGGACTCCTTTTGAGGGACTGGATGGGGTATTTCCCAAAATGACCTTTGTGCGTGGAGAGCTCATGTACGATGGTGAAATAGTTGGCGAAAAAGGTTATGGGCGTTTCATTCCAGGCAAGGGTGCCAACAAACCTATATATATGTGATTGCAAATTGTGTATTGCCTTCTAGGAGACCAGTGTTACAGTTCTGTTTGAACTGCTGGTAAAAGGGGGCAACATCCGCGTTGAATAGGTCCTTGCGGGAGTTATTGCATCCGTGCTATCGATGACCGTAAGACAACCCCACTGCGGAACAGCTCCCCTGGCACGAGGGTAACTGAGAGGGACTGCGGAGTTCTCCAGAGGATGATCTCTCGGAGTTAGTGCGTCAGGGGACATCCTTTTAAGCTTTAACTTCTATGTTTGATCTCGTTGGTGTTTGGTATATATGGATGATCTTGATAGACTGCAACAAATCGAGCAGATACTCTGTGAGATTAAGGATTTATCTAATGAGGGGGCGGTCATAATAGTCGAAGGGAAAAAGGATCGAGATGCCTTGAACGAATTGGGCATTTCCGATCAAATTTCGCTTGCTTCTTATCCGCCATTGTTGAATTTTGCTGAGAGCATCTCACGAAAAACAAATCAGGCAATCATCCTAACTGATTGGGACTCTCGAGGTAAAAAAATGGCAAAAAAGATCTCAGGATATCTACAAGCATCTAACACGAAGCCCAACAATTTGATAAGAAACAAGATCAAAAAACTTGTACGAAAGGAGGTCAAGGACGTGGAGGGTCTGAGTGGTTACGTTCATAGCCTTAGACGAGAAGTGTACAATCGATATTAACCAAACCATAACTTTATTAAACCGTAGCATAATATACGTAGCATTGTGATATAGGGAGTTTATCACTATCATGGGTAAAATAGCTAAGTAGGTACTCTTAACATCATTTATGATTAATTTATTAGTAATCTGAAAGGTTGTAGGGCATAAAGGGGCAGGTAACTTAGTGGTTAAACTTCCCCTTGATTACACTAGCTATTTTTCCTTAAGGGGGTTTAAATAAATGCAAAATTCTGATACAACGAAATATATAATCCATATTCGTATCAATGCCGAAGGCGTTGTGGAGAAACCAGACGTAGTTGGAGCCGTATTTGGACAAACAGAAGGATTGCTCGGTGAGGACCTAGATCTAAGGAATCTTCAGAAGACCGGGAGAATAGGTAGGATAGAGGTCAATATAGACTCTAAGGCAGGTAAATCGACTGGGATTATTTTAATTCCGTCCTCTCTGGATAAAGTTGAAACAGCCATATTAGCTGCAGCCATAGAAACTATAGATAGGGTAGGACCTTGTGTTGCTGAGCTTAGTGTGGAAAAAGTTGAGGATATTAGGGTGACGAAAAGAAAACAGATCATAGATAAGGCAAAACATGTTCTTTCTGATAAATTCGATCAAGGCACTCTTGGAGGACAAGAGATAACAGAATCTGTGAGGCAAGCGGTGCGTATAGAAAAGATTACATCCTATGGTGACGAGAGCTTGCCAGCTGGTCCCAATGTACTTGATTCGGATGCGATACTCATAGTGGAAGGAAGAGCGGATGTCATGAATTTGCTTCGCTACGGAATCAAGAATGCTGTTGCTGTAGAAGGAACCAACGTTCCTTTGACCATAGGGGAGTTG containing:
- the dnaG gene encoding DNA primase DnaG is translated as MQNSDTTKYIIHIRINAEGVVEKPDVVGAVFGQTEGLLGEDLDLRNLQKTGRIGRIEVNIDSKAGKSTGIILIPSSLDKVETAILAAAIETIDRVGPCVAELSVEKVEDIRVTKRKQIIDKAKHVLSDKFDQGTLGGQEITESVRQAVRIEKITSYGDESLPAGPNVLDSDAILIVEGRADVMNLLRYGIKNAVAVEGTNVPLTIGELSKKKTVTVFLDGDRGGDLILKELLQTADIDYVARAPDGKGVEELTQKEIVKALRNKVPVEQAIENGAHRRTKSSKRRILRWKPPKKEDELKAYAEELNGTLSAKLLNSGKKVIKEVAVRDLANVLKESDNVTGVVFDGVITQRILDIAAEKNLEYLVGVKLGNIVKRPLSVKVLTTSDL
- a CDS encoding DNA primase gives rise to the protein MDDLDRLQQIEQILCEIKDLSNEGAVIIVEGKKDRDALNELGISDQISLASYPPLLNFAESISRKTNQAIILTDWDSRGKKMAKKISGYLQASNTKPNNLIRNKIKKLVRKEVKDVEGLSGYVHSLRREVYNRY